From Triticum aestivum cultivar Chinese Spring chromosome 4A, IWGSC CS RefSeq v2.1, whole genome shotgun sequence, a single genomic window includes:
- the LOC123085450 gene encoding indole-2-monooxygenase: MAHVHVDELLHEAAAAAPRSLLIASAVLFSLVVVPLLLRIISKQGAASDAKLLSLLPSPPTKLPIIGHLHLMGDLPYVSLAGLAAKYGPELMLVHLGAVPTAVVSSPRTAEAVLRTHDHIFASRPRSMVFDIIMYGQTDSCFAPYGEHFRKARKLVTVHMLNARKIRSQRPARVEEVRLVIGKIAKAAAAREAVDMSELLHSYVNDLVCRAVSGKFSQEEGRNKLFRELTDINAALLGGFNILDYFPSLGRFELVCKMACAKARRVRKRWDLLLDKLIDDHAARMVSREDEAQPAQEEDKDFIDVSLSLQQEYGLTRDHIKAILIDMFEAGTDTSYMTLEFAMAELIRKPHLMKKLQEEVRRNVPNGQEMVAEDDLPNMTYLKAVIKETLRLHPPVPLMIPHFSLDACTVDGYTIPANTRVVINAWALGRHSSYWENENEFQPERFMNGAGVDLKPNEFHYLPFGFGRRMCPGVHSASATVETMLANLMYRFDWKLPPGLKEEDIDMTEVFGITVSRKEKLILVPVTA; encoded by the exons ATGGCTCACGTACATGTAGACGAGCTGCTCCACGAAGCAGCAGCGGCAGCTCCACGATCTCTCTTGATCGCGAGTGCGGTGCTCTTCTCCCTTGTGGTTGTGCCGCTCCTACTCCGCATTATTAGCAAGCAGGGAGCGGCAAGCGATGCCAAGCTGCTGAGCCTGCTCCCATCTCCCCCGACGAAGCTCCCCATCATCGGGCACCTGCACCTAATGGGCGATCTCCCCTACGTCTCCCTCGCCGGCCTGGCCGCCAAGTACGGCCCGGAACTCATGCTGGTACACCTCGGTGCCGTGCCCACCGCCGTCGTGTCCTCGCCGCGCACTGCCGAGGCCGTCCTGCGCACCCACGACCACATCTTCGCGTCACGGCCGCGGTCGATGGTCTTCGACATCATCATGTACGGGCAGACGGACTCGTGCTTCGCGCCCTACGGCGAGCACTTCCGGAAGGCCAGGAAGCTGGTGACGGTGCACATGCTCAACGCCAGGAAGATACGGTCCCAGCGCCCGGCCCGGGTGGAGGAGGTCCGGCTAGTGATTGGAAAGATCGCCAAGGCCGCGGCCGCGCGCGAGGCCGTGGACATGAGCGAGCTCCTGCACTCGTACGTCAACGACCTCGTTTGCCGTGCTGTGTCGGGCAAGTTCTCCCAGGAGGAGGGGCGGAACAAGCTGTTCCGTGAGCTCACCGACATCAACGCGGCGCTCCTGGGAGGGTTCAACATCCTCGACTACTTCCCGAGCCTGGGGAGGTTCGAGTTGGTCTGCAAGATGGCCTGCGCCAAGGCCCGACGGGTGAGGAAGCGGTGGGACCTGCTCCTCGACAAGCTAATTGACGACCATGCAGCAAGGATGGTAAGCCGTGAGGATGAGGCCCAGCCGGCGCAAGAGGAAGACAAAGACTTCATCGACGTATCCCTATCTCTTCAGCAGGAGTATGGTCTCACCAGGGACCATATCAAGGCCATCTTGATA GACATGTTTGAGGCCGGCACGGACACCTCGTATATGACGCTGGAGTTTGCCATGGCGGAGCTCATACGGAAGCCACACCTTATGAAGAAGCTGCAGGAAGAGGTAAGGAGGAATGTACCAAACGGGCAAGAGATGGTCGCCGAAGACGATCTCCCCAACATGACCTACCTCAAGGCTGTCATCAAGGAGACACTCCGGCTGCACCCGCCGGTACCTCTCATGATTCCACACTTCTCCCTAGACGCCTGCACCGTTGATGGCTACACGATCCCAGCAAACACTCGTGTCGTTATCAACGCCTGGGCACTCGGCAGGCACAGTAGCTACTGGGAAAATGAAAATGAATTCCAACCTGAGAGATTTATGAATGGAGCCGGCGTTGATCTGAAGCCAAATGAGTTCCATTACTTGCCATTTGGGTTTGGACGTAGAATGTGCCCTGGGGTTCACTCGGCATCAGCAACGGTCGAGACAATGCTGGCAAACCTCATGTACCGTTTCGATTGGAAGCTTCCACCCGGATTGAAGGAAGAGGACATAGATATGACTGAAGTGTTTGGAATAACAGTTTCAAGAAAGGAAAAGCTCATCTTAGTCCCCGTGACCGCATGA